Part of the Lolium rigidum isolate FL_2022 chromosome 6, APGP_CSIRO_Lrig_0.1, whole genome shotgun sequence genome, AATGCCACAAAGGCATCACAATATTCTCTGATGAACAAACCACAAAGAATAGTTCACTCTCCACTATGTGCTGGCCATGTAGGCGGCGGTCGAAACCTTCACAACAAGGTTGGGGTAATCTCCATAAGTCAATTAGAGGATCCAAGTATAACCATGAAGCTTTCATAACATCAATACAAGATTCTCCCAACTTCTTTCGTCTAGGGTTTGATGAACCCACCTCAATGGAATTGGTGGGAAAATCAAATCCCTTCTGTGCAAGTGTAGATCTAGGTTTTCTCTCTCAAATATCAATAGGGTAATAAGATTGAGTGGCTAGGGAGAAATATGTATAAGCTTTGATTTTAAAaataatggaggagagagagcgaAATCCGCTGCCTTCCTTGCGGAAGAAGGGGTATACAAGCCCCCTCCCACACACAAAAAActagttgccttgctcttttCAATTTTTGAGGGATTCATCAACGTATTGTGCTTTTCATAGATATAACCTAAAATACTTAATCACACGGTTAAACACCGTTGCTTTGTTAACAAACGCAAAAAATCGACTTTGCGAGGGAAATACACTTACACCCGCATAAGGCCAACATGTGTTATCTAGGCGAAACTACTCCAAGATCTACTATATACATGGATGCTCACTATGCCATTAGAGAAGgggctgtgctccggtgtcccccccctgGCGAACGATGTTCAGGTGGTAAACGTGCGTTTGGTTTGTgaccagaaaatatggatgatcccatcccaaaagccgaatatttctgagaaaggctggaccatatgatctgtgaatttcatgactaatctcactagcTGCCTGAGAATCCATGGCCGTCGACGCGACTCCGACACCTGTCACCGTCATATGTGTGCTCCCCAGCTCAGCGGCGGCCACCATGTCATGGCGAGCGGTGGGCTTGCTTTTCcgcgtggctccccagctcgacatccgcggcctccagggcgcggtaagcggcgggcttgattttcaacgtggctccctagctcggcggcggcggcctccatggcgtggcgagcaatgagcttgctacgtctgcgccacacccagtcaaagaaacggcctcgctaaatatgtgcgggtagtgaccttgctaggcacgGGTAGGCGGCCACCCGCTAGGTCCGACCTCCACCACAAAGGGAAAGgacccgttaattacatattaaccggtgtgttaatggcatatttatatttttctattaatcgttaattaaatatattttatcccatcccatcccgtacatgtttgcccatgaaccaaacacacatATTAAGTCAACACACGAAGGGGTATCAGCAGATCCTAGCCGTCTAAATAGAACAAAGTTTAgaagggggggacaccggagcaatagccTTAGAGAAGATATGGGTTTGGGCCAGGCATGGGACGGAAGAGACGACTCTCAAGGTGTCTTCGAGAGAGAACGAAAGTCTCGAGGACCAGATAGAAATCAATTTGCATTGTATGCTTCTAACGTTCTTGAGTTACGAGGACACATACGCTATAGGCCAGATGGTGAATCGTTCAGGAGTTCAACCTGATCCGGACAAGCGGCTACTTTGGCCTCTTGTATAGCCTTCGCTGCTCACTGCATCCAAAACATATGCAACACCTAAAGAGTTCCTTCAATGGGCCTTTTCTACCACAGTTCACAACCCAATTGAAAAGGTTTTTTTGTCCTTTAATTTTTCATCTTTATTGTGTTTCTTTGTagtttttatttctattttctatttctttgaaATTACGACAAAGTTTACAAAATATTGGTAATACTTTAAAAAGGTGTTCACGATGTTCAAAAAAcattaatatgagtgaaaaagggGTCTACAGTACGAAATAGTTACTCACGAGTTTGAAACttgttcatgtagtttaaattttttGTTTGCGATATTTAAAAAAATTCAGGTGATTGGAAAAATGTTCACGCCGTACGATAATTTCTATTCACATGATTCAAAGAAGTTCATGTATTATGCATAATGATAATTTCTATTGTtttgaaaagaaaaggaaaagaagaaatgAACATGTGAATAAAAAAAAGTAGTACTCTAGAAAACATTGAaagaaaacaaaaacgaaaaagaaaagcaggaaagaaaaagaaaaagaaatagaaaaaggaaaaggaaacaaAACTTTACCTGGGCCGGGCTATCAGACCAAACGCTACCAGCGTGAAAATAGGAATCCCCCGCTAAGGGAAGCCCTGCGCCATTTTTACGCAAACTGTGTGTACGTGGTCTCCGGGTTAATATCGTGGTCATCAGATTTTTCGAGGATCCACGCCTGTTCTTTGTTCTTTTTTTGCGTTCTACTCTTCTCTTTCAGATCGCAGAACCCGACCGATCGACGGTGCATCCGCCGTTGAGGAGCATGCCGCCGCTggccgcggcggcgacggagTGCCGGCTCAGCGCGGGAGGAACGATGCTCAAGCAGGAAGAAACCGACCCGGTCACCACAGGCCGCCCCTGCTCCGTGCGCCTGCACGGCGAGGTGGTCGTCACCTACCTCGTGCGCGCGGTGGGAGGTCCAGAGAGGGCGAGGTTGGTGCAGGAGGACCCGCCCATGGGGTTCGACCAGGTGTTCTACCTCTACGACCCAGAGGCCTTCTTCGGCAGCCTCCCCTCCTGCCGCGACATCGTCCACCAGATGCTCGCGCGGACGCCGGTCGTCGGCGATTTCGACCTCGCCGCCGATAACTGGGACGGCGGCTTCTTGCCCCacgatctagcttccatcattctTGTAATGCAAACGCTCGGGTCCGTCCTGGACGGCGTCGCCCCGCGCTCGCGCTACAGCAACGTCGACGTGTGTGTGACCGTCCGGGTGAGGGCCGTGTACAGCGAGCCCAAGGCGCTGCTGCTCGCGTGCAAGGAAGTCACGGCGGCTTACTGCCGGTTCATGGCGGCACGAGAAGCCGACCCCGACCTGGCCACCAGGGAGTGCTGCGTTTGTATGGAAGATTTGGCGGCCTTCACGGACGGCTCCTCCGACACCGTGATGTTGCCTTGCTCGCATGTTTTCCACAATGGGTGTCTTGTGCCCTGGTTCAGCAGGAGGTCTACGTGCCCGATGTGCCGCCGAAATATGATCATGTACCTCGTTGCAGCCACCAAAACTCCCAAAGGGAGGTTTCCAGGTCTGGAGTGTTGATCGATGTCAACTGTCAGAATATATATGTTGCAATATGTCTACATCATAGACGTCGATTCAGATTTTCTTGTGTGTCCATGTCGAGCCATCATTACACAAATCTCAACTCGGAGACCTCAGACGGCTCAAAGTGTTAGACACAATTAAGAAACTCTCACCAGGCggcttagattttgaaaaggcgtagtACTTCGCACACTTCTTTTCTGAAAAATGAAAGAATGTCTATCTCGTAGGAATCGATTTAGATTTTCTTGTTTGTCCATGTCGCGCAAATGTCAACTCAGATACCTCAGACGGCTCAAATTGTTAGACATAAGAATTAAGAAAATCTCACCAGGCAGCTTAGATTTTGAAAGGAAGCAAGTGCTTTGCACATTGCCTTTCTGAAAAAATTGAAACAATGTCTATCTCCCGACTTCTTCGTCTAGAGGATGTACACAACCAACTGTTTTTACATGTAAATTCACGGATCACGACGTGAACAACTGACTTCCGAGGGTAATGATGGCGGTGCCGTCACCCATGACAGTCGTCAGGGTCATCTCCTTTTCTAGGATCCTGTCAAGCTCCTCTGCGACCAGCCGCATCTTGGGCCGCCTTCTCGCCACCGATGGGCTCAGGCACTGGAAGGTCAGGGCGACTAGCTCCTTCATGCCCTCGGATGTGAAGCTGCCGCCTAGCCTCGGGTCGACCAGCTCGCCAGAAGTGAAATGTACCTCCATCTAATCAACAAAGTCACAAGGGACTGTTATGTCATCAATAAAATTCAGTCTTTTCATGAAAGCACATTCAAATTTCAAAGAATATTCTTCGTTTGAAAAAAAACACAATGAATATACATATATTAGCATATTACCCAATGGGGGAGCGTTGATTCTGGGCCGACCAAACCCGCTGCTTGCCTGCCGGTGATCAGCTCCAACAGAAAAACCCCAAAACTGTACACGTCGTTGCTTGCGGAGAGTTGTGCCAAGGAATGTACCCTGAAAACAAACACATATATAACGGTTAGGAAAAAGTCGTGACTACATGAAGCAGCACacaccaaattttttttttgcaggtcCTACTTATATGGTGAAACTGCAAGGAATAAATGCAGGTAAAAACCGGCAACAATGTTCAGACACTTACTCTGGATCTTGGTAGACACTAGTATGAAGCCCGTTCGCTTTATCAGCGTCTTCGAGCCCTCTGAGCAGCCTGTCGACCCCGGCGTCGGACACCTTGGCGATGAAGTTCTCGTCGACCAagacgttgctcgtcttgaagccctTGTGGATCAATGGAGGCGTCATACTGTGCAAATGGTCCAGACCTGCAGTTCAGACACTCTATGTTTCACATACTTACTCACCATGAGAAAGAAACACAACAGTCAACATACACGATGTGTAAGCTTTCAGTTGTCACCTTTAGCTGCTCCAATGGCGATGGAGAGCCTCTGCTTGAACTCCAGCCTTGTCATCGACTCTTTGCCGCTATCTGGTAAATTGATATCGACATTAGCATCTTTCAACACGTCAGTGTTCCCCACACAATCGAGAATTGTGAGTGAAATCTGACAAGCATGAAGCGGTGCACATTACCATACAGGTGGCCGCAGACGCTGCCATTGGGCAGGTACTCGAAGACCAGCATCTGCAGACCCCCTTCCTGGCAGTAGCCGATGAGCGTGACGACGTTCCGGTGCCAGATCTCCGATTGTTTTCTGCCCTGCAGCATTGCATGCAGAAGTTGAATAATCCAGTCAACTACAACCCTGAATTACTCAGGCTGAATGAGAACTGACGCAATGCACTTGGATCGTGAGCGGGCAGATTCAGAGCAGTGGAGGCGCGCGGTTCTACGGCACGGCCGTTAATTACCTCGTCGACGAAGTCCTGGCGCGGCGGTGCTTGGCGGCGCTTGATGGCGACGACGGTGCCGTCGAGCAGCAGGCCCATGTACACCTTCCCGAAGCTGCCGGCGGCGCTGACGAGGTTGGCGTCGCTGAAGTTCTTGGTGGCGTGCGACATCTCCTCCAGCGAGAACCGCCTGGCGCCCTGGTAGTCCGGCGCCGACGACGTCCGGCCGCACCTGCCCCACTCCGCCAGCGTGGGAGGAGTCTCGGAGGAGCCGGTGTCGGACGTCCGGCTACGGCGCGCACGGAGCCGGCGCCAGCAGAGGACGGCCATGACGGCGGCGGCCAATAGCAAGAGCGTGGAGACGGCCGCGGCAACGGAGGCTACGACCGCGGTTGGCAATGCCATGATCCGGGCGACCGGGGCATCGGAGCTGCGAAGACGGACGACCGAGAAAGAACCGCTATAGCTTCGGCATTCATCAATGAAGCTAGCTAGCAGTCCGAGGCCGGCCGACGCGATCAGTCGCCGCAGCCCGCAGGCACTTTTAAAGAGGAGAGCACGACCGATGCAGCTCGACCTCGACTAGCTAGCTGGTACGCAATCAGAGGAGGAGCAGAGCAGAGCCAGGCAAGAAGACGACGCGGGTGGTGGGCGATTATGAAATGAATGCGCCGCGAGGCGCAAGTGTGCGCAGACAGCCAGCCCCCACATGGCAACTGGACGCAGGGTCGCAGGGTGGCCATTGCCGCGCCGCGCAAAGCAAGTGGCAACAGTTTCACTGCGGCTGCCAGGGCGGTGAAACGAACGCGTCGTCGTCTTCGATCACCGGGTGAGTTCTGGTTCTGGCAGCCTGGGAGGGACCCGGTCGTTCGTGCGCGGCCCAGCCAGCTAGCCGTCCTGGGCTGCCAATGCCATTGGCTGTCAACATGAACCAGGGGTGGGGACCACAGGCTGCTTTGACCCGGCCGTGTCCCAAGCTTGGCATCTACCGTGGCGGCCGGCCGGAGTAGCATGGCCTGCGGCGGCGCAAGCACTGGCCTTTCAGAGCTCCAGGGCTGCCTTGTTTGGTGCACATCTTTTTGTTTCGCGAGGATTTGGGACGCATGCAGACTGTCAATTACATGTGCTGGAAAAGATAGTGCCAAGTTGCTGCTTCTGAACATTTCATCTATACATTCATTCATAAACTAATGCAAATTGGGTAGTCGATCTCGTGAACAGCCAGCATATATATTCGGTTGGTTGCCAAGATACTTGCTTTAGAAAAGGAAAAATCTGATAGAATCATCACATGAGTCATGACAACCTCGACCTTGAGGAAAACGAGGTGGCGCGGCTGGTCTATTAGCAGAATAATGGTGCTCGTAAAGCTGTCTCGTGGTGTATCAAACACTGAGGAGGCATGATGAGGTGGCTGTGACTGGACGGAAAACATGCCCAAGATGAGGACAGAATTTCAATTCAAGGGATTTTACATCCCTTTTTGTTTGGTAGGTTGGAGGCTTCAGAGTTCTGATGACTCTCAACAATTCATATTACTAGAATTTATTTGTTTACTTATTTTGCAGGGGGGTCAATTCATATTAATCTTGCTACGTCACACTTCAGTGATTTTTTTCCGAGACTCTGCATTGGATGAGTTTTTTCCCCCTACTTTCAGCTTCTCCGGTGAAAATTTCAATTCATGATGAATGATGAGGTGCCTGTGACTGGATGGAAAACatgcccaagatgatgacagaattTCAATTCAAGAGCTTTTGCATCCCTTATTCAGTTATTTGGTATACTACAAAATCTGAGTTAATTTAAAGGGATCTTGGGGAGTACTAAGTTGGAGGCTTCAGACTTGATGATCAATAGTAGTACTAGCATCACCATGATTACTTATAGACTCCCAACAATTCATATTACTAGTATTAATTTATTTCTTATTTTGCAGGGGATCAATTCATATTAATCTTGATAGGTCACAGTTGACTGATTTTTTTCTGAGACTCTGCATTGGATGAGTTTTTTCCCTCTACTTTCAGCTTCTCTGGTTAGCATTTCGTTCTCGGAGTAGTAGAGTGATGTGCTGTAATTACCTGATGGAAGAATCTAAATGATTAGGACAGCAATACTCTTTGCAGCCTAGCAGCATGCAAGTTGCTTAAAACTCTTGAGCAAAGAGAGCTGTAGTAGGCAGCAAACGGGTCCAGTTAGATACTCTCCGAGATCCAAATCTTAATCCGGTATTTCTTTATCAGATTTGCTTGCCCATGCATACCCACACACTACAGATAGAAAGATTGCAAAGCCATCTGGGTACACATTATCTATCTGCTGTAAATTAAGGTTTTTTATTTAAGCCTGAAAATGCAGTTTGAACATGATGTGGTTCCTGAATCATATTGATTTGTTTCCTGAATTGCTTTACACAGACAGTTTCAGTAATCAGTACTCGCACTGCCTGACGAAAACAGTTTAGTCAAACTGTGTGTTAAATCTAGCACTGTTAGCTCAAAGTCAAAGTGACCTAGTCTGAGTTTTCTAGACATGTATGGGTGCAGAAATTCATGTTCATCCACCAAAGTCAATTCTGACTTCCCCAACAAGCTAAATCCTGTTAGCCTCTATTATCATATAATATCACCACTAAATTATTGTATACCTACATGAATGGGGCAACTTCAGTGAACCTGGACTGCTCATGGAAATGATCTCAAGATACACTGTTTCGACGGTTCTCCAGGTAGCACATATCAGTAGAGACATATTCAGGGTGCCCAAGTTACTGCACAAAAACCAAAGAGAACAAACTTAATAAACAAAAAGGCACATGCTTCATTCATGCCCTTCTGCAGATGAGGATCCAATGACTGTCACTAGAAAAGATATACTCATGGCAACAGGCAAAGCTCCAGCCTGGATCATGCAGAATTCTGGGATATACTAGATCCATTTGTACATATAGTTTACTATAATACTGTCATCCACGTTAAGCATTGCAATAGTTTGCGGCGGTGATGAGGGAGTTGCTGAAATATTATAATTACATAGTATGATCCAAACTAGTGAGTAGTGAGTAGTGACTAGTGAGTGAAAGCCTGCAGGAGAAAATTTAATTGCAGTGTACTTTATAGGAAGGATTGAAAATATATGTTAGATTCTTCGAAGCTTAAGCTTCTTGAATGATGCACTGAACCTAGAGACTGCCAAATGTTTCAGGTGTACTTTTTAGGAAGTATACAAAAATATCTGTCAGATTCTTTGTTGTTCAAAGTAGGTTTTGTTGTGAAGTGTGTAAGTGAATGGTATTAGCTATTTTCATCAATTCGGACTTTGGGTTTCCTTGGCTAGTGCCATGATGCACCGAGCCTAGAGAATGTCCAACGTTTCCAGTGGAACTAGTTTTTCTTATATAACTAGTACTTGCTAATGACTGAAAATTTTGtctaaattttttaacacttggaaatatattttatggaagagggatcatacgcacccaggagccgaattgagtttctagaACATAAGGTAATATATATCTTCTTTGTTGTGTGAGACAATTCTACTACATTGTAGGTGTTGGCCGGGAAATTTGTTGAAAAGGACTGAGAGAACTGCTAATTAAACCGAAAATCACAATGATAATGAGCCCTACAGGTTGTAACCGTATTTATCACATTATATTGCTGGACAACAAAAAAATTGTCAGGGGTTCAGAAGTACCAAACAAATACGATTAATGCAGCAAATCTCttctgtctggagccagtcagaaAGGGACAGGAAAAATACATATATCATTAAGAACACCTGAGGAAGAACTGGGAAGAAGGTGAGAGTTGCATTTCAGGACCAGACAGCATGCCAGCACAGGTGAGCAGTCCAGAGATCACCGCCGTTAGCCGTATCTGCTCTGCTCGTCTCCTCATGCAGCTGCCAGCCCATTGGCCACATGGTTTGTGCCTGAATCCCTCATCATAAGAGCCTGGGAGGATTTTGGCCCCCCTGCAAAACAGACATGCCTGACATTGCTCCATCGCAAGTTGCAGGTTCGTGCATCTTGGAGGCAAAAGAACCGTGATGGACAGGTGGGTTCACCCGGTCTAACCCATTTGCAACCATAGATAATACTAGTGCCTGTCCGTGCATGATACGCCCATGAACAGCCCCTGGTTGTCGAGCATCTCGTATGCAATTGAGACCTGGAGGATCTACATGTCTTCTACGGTGTTGAGATGGCCAGTACATAGATACTAACAAAGGGCTGATCAGCAGTCACGCATCCGCAAAGTACACTTCAAACCGGCACTTGGAACTGATGACTCCAAATGAGCATAAGAGCTATGTTAGTCCTTGGTTACACGAATCAGTTCATTTCCTGGGGCTACATGAAATGGAGGTTTTTTCGTCTGAACAATGCACCAAGTTAACGTCTCTGGGTGTGGTTCAGGATACCATCGTtggacactttgggaacttcatACTGCACTTCCTGCCATCGCCCTGGGTGGCCATCTCGCTCGCTCGCCGCGGTGGCTGCCCTCATCCAAAGCGTTCTCCAACCGCGCATCCTAAAGCCTACTTTCACCCGACGCCggccggcccaatacggtgtccggcgtcccgaggctGTCCCCGCACAACATGGGACGTTCTGGGTGCACCGGACAGAGCGAGAAGCGAGACAgacgcccacctgtcggtgaacaAAACCAGAACGGTTGGTTCCCGCTTTTTATTTCTCGTCGTGCCTCCCCTcctgcgcctcccacccctctgcCGCCCCTCGATTTGCCGGCCGTCTCAAGGGCCAATCTCTCCTGAGTCGGGCACCGTCGTGACTGTTGGCTCCCTCACCGTCCTTTTCGCCGCCCCCACTTCGCCAACGCATCCTAGAACGCGCCGGCAAAAATCCGCCCATCCTCCGCACGTATAAGGTGTTCGGCGCCTTATTTGGTAGGCGTGACATGTTGTTGTTCATTGCCTCTACCGCGGATGAATTTTAATCATTTATTtttcttcagacatggatagcgacgacgagatgatcgtcCAATTGATGGAGGAAGAGCAAGCCTTCGAtaacgatattcg contains:
- the LOC124658989 gene encoding leucine-rich repeat receptor protein kinase HPCA1-like: MALPTAVVASVAAAVSTLLLLAAAVMAVLCWRRLRARRSRTSDTGSSETPPTLAEWGRCGRTSSAPDYQGARRFSLEEMSHATKNFSDANLVSAAGSFGKVYMGLLLDGTVVAIKRRQAPPRQDFVDEGRKQSEIWHRNVVTLIGYCQEGGLQMLVFEYLPNGSVCGHLYDSGKESMTRLEFKQRLSIAIGAAKGLDHLHSMTPPLIHKGFKTSNVLVDENFIAKVSDAGVDRLLRGLEDADKANGLHTSVYQDPEVHSLAQLSASNDVYSFGVFLLELITGRQAAGLVGPESTLPHWMEVHFTSGELVDPRLGGSFTSEGMKELVALTFQCLSPSVARRRPKMRLVAEELDRILEKEMTLTTVMGDGTAIITLGSQLFTS